One Pseudomonas rhizophila DNA window includes the following coding sequences:
- a CDS encoding ribonucleotide-diphosphate reductase subunit beta, producing the protein MLSWDEFDKEDGEVAVKGANAGHASEANMDRLDSAGGAAALEARAVTASDSAAIIRAKAALDKLDVAEGLAELEGASARVAVDEKRMINCRADLNQLVPFKYDWAWQKYLDGCANHWMPQEVNMTADIALWKTPEGLTDDERRIVMRNLGFFSTADSLVANNLVLAVYRLITNPECRQYILRQAFEEAIHTHAYQYCIESLAMDEGEIFNMYHEIPSVAKKAAWGLKYTRSISDPKFETGTPDTDKELLRNLIAYYCVLEGIFFYCGFTQILSMGRRNKMTGVAEQFQYILRDESMHLNFGIDVINQIKIENPHLWDAEMKEEATQMILQGTQLEIEYARDTMPRGVLGMNAAMMEDYLKFIANRRLSQIGLKEEYPGTTNPFPWMSEIMDLKKEKNFFETRVIEYQTGGALSWD; encoded by the coding sequence ATGCTGAGCTGGGACGAATTCGACAAAGAAGACGGCGAAGTCGCTGTAAAAGGCGCCAACGCCGGCCACGCTTCTGAAGCCAACATGGACCGCCTCGACAGCGCCGGCGGTGCCGCCGCCCTCGAAGCCCGGGCCGTGACGGCCAGCGACTCGGCCGCGATCATTCGCGCCAAGGCCGCCCTCGACAAACTCGACGTCGCCGAAGGCCTCGCCGAGCTCGAAGGCGCCTCCGCCCGTGTCGCCGTCGATGAAAAGCGCATGATCAACTGCCGCGCCGACCTCAACCAGCTCGTGCCATTCAAATACGACTGGGCCTGGCAGAAGTACCTGGACGGCTGCGCAAACCACTGGATGCCGCAAGAAGTCAACATGACCGCCGACATCGCCCTCTGGAAAACCCCGGAAGGCCTGACCGACGACGAGCGCCGTATCGTGATGCGCAACCTGGGCTTCTTCTCCACCGCCGACTCCCTGGTTGCCAACAACCTGGTCCTGGCCGTGTACCGCCTGATCACCAACCCCGAATGCCGCCAGTACATCCTGCGCCAGGCGTTCGAAGAGGCGATCCACACCCACGCCTACCAGTACTGCATCGAATCGCTGGCCATGGATGAAGGCGAAATCTTCAACATGTACCACGAGATCCCATCGGTCGCGAAAAAAGCCGCCTGGGGCCTGAAATACACCCGTTCGATCTCCGATCCGAAGTTCGAAACCGGCACCCCGGACACCGACAAGGAATTGCTGCGCAACCTGATCGCCTACTACTGCGTTCTGGAAGGCATCTTCTTCTACTGCGGCTTCACCCAGATCCTCTCCATGGGCCGCCGCAACAAAATGACCGGCGTCGCCGAGCAGTTCCAATACATCCTGCGCGACGAATCCATGCACCTGAACTTCGGCATCGACGTGATCAACCAGATCAAAATCGAAAACCCGCACTTGTGGGATGCCGAGATGAAGGAAGAAGCGACCCAGATGATCCTGCAAGGGACTCAGTTGGAGATCGAATACGCGCGCGACACCATGCCTCGTGGGGTATTGGGAATGAACGCGGCGATGATGGAGGACTACCTCAAGTTCATCGCTAACCGTCGCCTGTCGCAGATTGGTCTGAAGGAAGAGTATCCAGGGACGACGAACCCGTTCCCTTGGATGAGCGAGATCATGGACTTGAAGAAAGAGAAGAACTTCTTTGAGACTCGGGTGATTGAGTATCAAACGGGTGGGGCGCTTAGCTGGGATTGA
- a CDS encoding DUF2790 domain-containing protein, which yields MKALWVLVLAGLSVTAMADEAPTDVAQQKPAIEEYTYSTHLDIAKVISMSDIPNVCEVVPAKMEYDDSKGQRHILRYSVMGTGCSNG from the coding sequence ATGAAAGCTTTATGGGTTCTGGTCCTCGCTGGCCTTAGCGTCACCGCGATGGCAGATGAGGCCCCGACCGACGTTGCACAGCAAAAACCAGCCATTGAGGAGTACACCTACTCCACCCACCTGGACATCGCCAAAGTCATCTCCATGAGCGACATCCCGAACGTCTGCGAAGTGGTCCCGGCCAAGATGGAATACGACGACTCCAAAGGCCAGCGCCACATCCTGCGCTACAGCGTCATGGGCACCGGCTGCTCCAACGGCTGA
- a CDS encoding integrase core domain-containing protein, which translates to MRKHGLLHSMSRKGECWDNAPMERFFGSLKSEWVPDDGYSSEHEARVDVQRYVMRYNNVRLHSYNDYRSPVAMEKLAA; encoded by the coding sequence ATGCGCAAGCATGGACTCCTGCACAGCATGAGTCGTAAAGGTGAGTGCTGGGACAACGCCCCGATGGAGCGTTTCTTTGGGAGCCTGAAATCAGAGTGGGTGCCAGACGATGGCTACAGCTCGGAGCATGAAGCCCGCGTGGATGTGCAACGTTATGTGATGCGATACAACAACGTCAGGCTCCATAGCTACAACGACTACCGGTCGCCGGTAGCCATGGAGAAACTGGCGGCGTGA
- a CDS encoding DUF599 domain-containing protein, with translation MSFIQANLIHLLAAVWFVVCWGGYTRYASLKARDTACLASVMHLYREDWMRRMLLRENRIADASVIGNLERNASFFASSTLIILAGILTVLGASDRAVSLLADLPMVQQASQGMSEAKLLCLALVFVYAFFTFSWCMRQYNFAAVLVGSAPMIGERHVTAQERKAFALRAARVISMAANQFNFGLRAYYFGMTMLAWFVSPWLFMLMSAGVVLVLYRREFHSDVLQVMVYTPTEAPLPDVGKDPA, from the coding sequence ATGTCATTCATCCAAGCCAATCTGATCCATCTTCTGGCCGCGGTCTGGTTCGTCGTCTGCTGGGGCGGCTACACCCGTTATGCGTCGTTGAAAGCTCGCGATACGGCCTGTCTGGCCAGCGTCATGCACTTGTATCGCGAAGACTGGATGCGCCGCATGTTGCTGCGCGAAAACCGTATCGCCGACGCCAGCGTGATCGGCAACCTGGAGCGCAACGCGTCCTTCTTCGCCTCCAGCACGCTGATCATCCTGGCGGGCATCCTGACGGTGCTTGGGGCGTCCGATCGTGCGGTGTCGTTGTTGGCCGACTTGCCGATGGTGCAGCAGGCGTCCCAAGGCATGTCCGAGGCCAAGTTGCTGTGCCTGGCGCTGGTGTTTGTGTATGCCTTCTTCACCTTCAGCTGGTGCATGCGCCAATACAACTTCGCAGCGGTTCTGGTGGGGTCGGCGCCGATGATCGGTGAGCGACATGTAACGGCGCAGGAGCGCAAGGCCTTCGCGCTCAGGGCGGCGCGGGTGATCTCCATGGCGGCTAACCAGTTCAATTTTGGCCTGCGCGCTTATTATTTCGGCATGACCATGTTGGCGTGGTTCGTCAGCCCCTGGTTGTTCATGTTGATGAGTGCAGGCGTGGTGTTGGTGCTGTACCGCCGGGAGTTTCACTCCGACGTGCTGCAGGTCATGGTTTACACCCCCACCGAGGCGCCATTGCCTGATGTAGGCAAGGACCCGGCCTGA
- a CDS encoding PaaI family thioesterase, with amino-acid sequence MAQDPVFERATRFLSALRHCQVLGLKLHSASPEGLTVILPYSPQIVGNPLTGIIHGGALTSLMDTACGMSTLCVLPQFEVCPTLDLRIDYMHAAEPNKDVYGFAQCYRVTQDVIFSRGFAYQDDPEQPIAHVVGTFMRLGQHAKGIKRGGPLAAVDKP; translated from the coding sequence ATGGCGCAAGACCCCGTTTTTGAGCGTGCGACACGCTTTCTGTCCGCACTGCGACATTGTCAGGTGCTGGGCTTGAAGTTGCACAGTGCCAGTCCCGAGGGGCTGACTGTGATCCTGCCTTACAGCCCCCAGATCGTCGGCAACCCCCTTACGGGCATCATCCATGGTGGCGCGTTGACGTCGTTGATGGACACGGCGTGTGGCATGTCGACGTTGTGTGTGTTGCCGCAGTTCGAGGTCTGTCCGACTTTGGACCTGCGCATCGACTACATGCACGCCGCTGAACCGAACAAGGATGTCTATGGCTTTGCCCAATGCTATCGGGTCACTCAGGACGTGATCTTCAGCCGTGGATTTGCCTATCAGGACGACCCCGAACAACCCATCGCCCATGTGGTGGGCACCTTCATGCGCCTGGGCCAGCACGCCAAGGGAATCAAAAGGGGTGGCCCGCTGGCTGCCGTAGACAAACCATGA
- a CDS encoding PaaI family thioesterase produces the protein MSDITQEQLRQACERGDYALLLASIPYARLIGVECSRQGEELLFRLPANKDNIGNPLLPAIHGGVIAGFMELSAAVYLLIATRATGVPKIIDFSLDYLRAGQFRDTFARCQVWRQGRRVANVAITAWQDLEAEPIATARAHFKIQESSKAHSP, from the coding sequence ATGAGCGATATCACTCAGGAACAACTGCGCCAAGCCTGCGAGCGGGGCGACTACGCGCTGCTGCTGGCCTCGATTCCTTATGCGCGGTTGATCGGCGTGGAATGCTCGCGTCAGGGCGAGGAGCTGCTGTTTCGCCTGCCGGCCAACAAGGACAACATTGGTAACCCTTTATTGCCGGCCATTCACGGCGGCGTCATCGCCGGTTTCATGGAGTTGTCGGCCGCGGTGTATCTGTTGATTGCCACCCGTGCGACGGGCGTGCCGAAAATCATCGATTTCTCCCTGGATTACCTGCGCGCCGGGCAGTTTCGCGACACTTTCGCCAGATGTCAGGTCTGGCGGCAGGGGCGCCGGGTAGCCAATGTTGCGATCACCGCCTGGCAGGATCTCGAGGCCGAACCCATTGCCACCGCCCGGGCGCATTTCAAGATTCAGGAGTCTTCAAAAGCGCATAGCCCTTGA
- the htpG gene encoding molecular chaperone HtpG, whose product MSVETQKETLGFQTEVKQLLHLMIHSLYSNKEIFLRELISNASDAVDKLRFEALSKPELLEGGAELKIRVSFDKDAKTVTLEDNGIGMSREEVITHLGTIAKSGTADFMKNLSGDQKKDSHLIGQFGVGFYSAFIVADQVEVFSRRAGLAASEGVHWSSKGEGEFEVATVDKADRGTRIVLHLKSGEDEFADGWRLRNIIKKYSDHIALPIELPKEVAAAEGEEKPEVEWETVNRASALWTRPRTEVKDEEYQEFYKHVAHDYENPLSWSHNKVEGKLEYNSLLYVPARAPFDLYQREAPRGLKLYVQRVFVMDQAESFLPLYLRFIKGVVDSNDLSLNVSREILQKDPIIDSMKSALTKRVLDMLEKLAKNEPEQYKSFWKNFGQVMKEGPAEDFANKEKIAGLLRFASTQGDDGEQIVGLADYLARAKEGQDKIYYLTGETYAQVKNSPHLEVFRKKGIEVLLLTDRIDEWLMSYLSEFDGKSFVDVARGDLDLGNLDSEEDKKAAEEVAKSKEGLVERIKTALGDAVSEVRVSHRLTDSPAILAIGEQDLGLQMRQILEASGQKVPDSKPIFEFNPAHPLVDKLDNEQSEERFGDLSHILFDQAALAAGDSLKDPAAYVRRLNKLLVELSA is encoded by the coding sequence ATGAGCGTGGAAACTCAAAAGGAAACCCTGGGCTTCCAGACCGAGGTGAAGCAACTGCTGCACCTGATGATTCACTCGCTGTATTCGAATAAGGAAATTTTCCTTCGCGAGCTGATTTCGAACGCCTCTGACGCTGTCGACAAATTACGTTTCGAAGCCCTGTCCAAGCCAGAGTTGCTGGAAGGCGGCGCCGAACTGAAAATCCGCGTGAGCTTCGACAAGGACGCCAAGACCGTCACCCTCGAAGACAACGGCATCGGCATGAGCCGCGAAGAGGTGATCACTCACCTGGGCACCATCGCCAAGTCCGGCACCGCCGATTTCATGAAGAACCTCTCCGGCGACCAGAAAAAAGACTCCCACCTCATCGGCCAGTTCGGTGTCGGTTTCTATTCCGCGTTCATCGTCGCTGATCAGGTCGAAGTGTTCAGCCGCCGTGCCGGCCTCGCTGCGAGCGAAGGTGTGCATTGGTCGTCCAAGGGCGAGGGCGAGTTTGAAGTCGCCACCGTCGACAAGGCTGATCGCGGTACCCGCATTGTGCTGCACCTCAAGTCCGGTGAAGACGAGTTCGCCGATGGCTGGCGCCTGCGCAACATCATCAAGAAGTACTCCGACCATATCGCGTTGCCGATCGAGCTGCCGAAGGAAGTCGCCGCTGCCGAAGGCGAAGAAAAGCCCGAAGTGGAATGGGAAACCGTCAACCGCGCCAGTGCCCTGTGGACCCGTCCGCGCACTGAGGTGAAGGACGAGGAATACCAGGAGTTCTACAAGCACGTTGCACATGATTACGAGAACCCGCTGAGCTGGAGCCACAACAAGGTCGAAGGCAAGCTGGAGTACAACTCACTGTTGTACGTGCCGGCCCGTGCGCCGTTCGACCTGTACCAGCGCGAAGCACCACGCGGCTTGAAGCTTTACGTGCAGCGTGTATTCGTGATGGACCAGGCCGAATCGTTCCTGCCGTTGTACCTGCGTTTCATCAAGGGCGTGGTCGATTCCAATGACCTGTCCCTTAACGTTTCGCGGGAAATCCTGCAGAAAGACCCGATCATTGACTCCATGAAGTCGGCGCTGACCAAGCGTGTTCTGGACATGCTGGAAAAACTGGCGAAAAACGAGCCCGAGCAGTACAAGAGCTTCTGGAAGAACTTCGGCCAGGTGATGAAGGAAGGCCCTGCCGAGGACTTCGCGAACAAAGAAAAAATCGCTGGCCTGCTGCGCTTTGCTTCGACCCAGGGTGATGATGGCGAACAGATCGTTGGCCTGGCCGATTACCTGGCCCGCGCCAAGGAAGGTCAGGACAAGATCTACTACCTGACCGGTGAAACTTATGCACAGGTCAAGAACAGTCCGCACCTGGAAGTCTTCCGCAAGAAAGGCATCGAAGTGCTGCTGCTGACCGACCGCATCGACGAATGGCTGATGAGCTACCTCAGCGAGTTCGACGGCAAGAGCTTTGTCGACGTGGCCCGTGGTGATCTGGACCTGGGTAACCTGGACTCGGAAGAAGACAAGAAAGCCGCCGAAGAAGTCGCCAAGAGCAAGGAAGGCCTGGTTGAGCGGATCAAGACTGCCCTGGGCGATGCCGTCAGCGAAGTGCGGGTTTCTCACCGCCTGACGGACTCCCCGGCGATCCTGGCCATCGGTGAACAGGACCTGGGCCTGCAGATGCGGCAGATCCTTGAAGCCAGCGGCCAGAAAGTCCCGGACTCCAAGCCGATCTTCGAATTCAACCCGGCTCACCCGCTGGTGGATAAGCTCGACAACGAGCAGAGCGAAGAGCGCTTCGGCGACCTGTCGCACATCCTGTTCGATCAGGCCGCCCTGGCGGCGGGTGACAGCCTGAAGGACCCGGCGGCCTATGTGCGCCGCCTGAACAAGTTGTTGGTTGAACTGTCAGCTTAA
- a CDS encoding dienelactone hydrolase family protein, with protein MSQVTVSSLEYQIDGRTYEGRLAFDVSQQGSRPGLLMAPNWMGVGAGAEEIARSVAANGYVVLIADLYGQDVRPTNADEAGAAMMPLKNDRALLRKRMQAAFEQLQSQGEAQVDASRLATFGFCFGGCCSLELARTGAPLKAAISFHGTLDTPNPADAQNIKGAVLVMHGASDPLVPKEQLPAFEDEMNAAGVDWQLLSYGGAVHSFTDPQANVPGKMMYDAKVAARAFRSMHNLLDEVLRG; from the coding sequence ATGAGTCAGGTTACGGTTAGTTCGCTGGAGTATCAGATCGATGGTCGAACCTATGAGGGCCGCCTGGCCTTCGACGTTAGCCAGCAGGGCTCGCGCCCGGGTTTGCTGATGGCGCCCAATTGGATGGGCGTAGGGGCGGGGGCCGAGGAAATCGCCAGGTCGGTGGCGGCCAACGGCTATGTTGTGTTGATCGCCGATCTTTACGGCCAGGACGTGCGCCCGACCAATGCCGATGAAGCCGGGGCTGCGATGATGCCGCTCAAGAATGATCGTGCCTTGTTGCGCAAGCGCATGCAGGCGGCATTCGAGCAACTGCAAAGTCAGGGTGAGGCGCAGGTCGATGCGTCGAGACTTGCTACGTTCGGTTTCTGCTTTGGCGGCTGCTGCTCCCTGGAGCTAGCACGCACAGGCGCACCGTTGAAGGCCGCTATTTCGTTCCATGGCACCCTGGACACACCCAATCCGGCGGATGCGCAGAACATCAAGGGGGCGGTGCTGGTCATGCATGGCGCCTCGGACCCATTGGTGCCCAAGGAGCAACTGCCGGCTTTCGAAGACGAAATGAACGCAGCCGGGGTGGATTGGCAACTGCTGAGCTACGGTGGTGCGGTGCATTCGTTCACCGATCCACAGGCCAATGTCCCGGGCAAGATGATGTACGACGCCAAGGTTGCCGCACGGGCGTTCCGGTCGATGCATAATTTGCTGGATGAAGTGCTCAGGGGCTGA
- a CDS encoding pirin family protein — protein sequence MITPLTIRPRAEDVEGQPILRPLPSAKCRSVGPFVFFDHMLQTSYKAGQGMNIRQHPHIGLSTLTYLFEGQLQHKDSLGSDQVVDAGDVSWMTAGSAIAHVERTPESLLGSDFVMHGLQVWLASPQSHEQGPGHYSHHPAHTLPVSDNLGVKIRMIAGSGFCLESPVPTLSPTLYAELNLQTATTLLIPTEHEERALYVLSGEAQLDGEPLEPHSLVVLPAGEQMTLFADSDCHAVLFGGAPLDGPRRINWNFVSSDPARIDEARRRWAAGDWPTVPGESERIELP from the coding sequence ATGATCACGCCCCTGACCATTCGCCCACGCGCAGAAGATGTGGAAGGCCAGCCGATTCTTCGCCCGCTGCCGTCCGCCAAGTGTCGCAGCGTCGGACCGTTCGTTTTTTTCGACCACATGCTGCAAACCTCCTACAAGGCCGGTCAAGGCATGAACATTCGTCAGCATCCCCATATCGGGTTGTCGACCCTCACCTATCTGTTCGAAGGGCAGCTCCAGCACAAGGACAGCCTTGGCTCCGATCAAGTGGTGGACGCCGGGGACGTCAGCTGGATGACCGCGGGCAGCGCCATCGCCCATGTCGAGCGCACGCCCGAATCACTGCTGGGCAGCGACTTCGTCATGCACGGCTTGCAAGTCTGGTTGGCCTCGCCCCAATCCCACGAACAGGGGCCTGGACACTACAGCCATCATCCGGCGCACACCCTGCCGGTCAGCGATAACCTGGGGGTAAAGATCCGGATGATCGCCGGGTCGGGTTTTTGCCTGGAATCACCGGTGCCGACGCTGTCCCCGACCCTGTACGCCGAACTGAACCTGCAAACCGCAACGACCCTGCTGATTCCCACCGAGCATGAAGAGCGGGCACTGTATGTGCTCAGCGGCGAGGCGCAGCTGGACGGTGAACCGCTGGAGCCCCACTCGTTGGTGGTGCTCCCGGCCGGGGAACAAATGACACTGTTCGCCGACAGCGACTGCCATGCGGTGCTGTTCGGCGGCGCGCCGCTGGATGGGCCACGTCGGATCAACTGGAATTTCGTCTCCAGCGATCCGGCGCGAATAGACGAAGCCCGCCGGCGTTGGGCGGCCGGGGACTGGCCGACCGTGCCGGGGGAAAGTGAGCGGATCGAATTGCCCTGA
- a CDS encoding amidohydrolase family protein, with product MTRLIFAWLLAVSSSGVMAREYAYSDAHLHYVDFFQETAGMPELLKAMADNRIEHVMISGIPVAKKWHEDEPKRPRYYAGDDADAYWYSATDVIVAAAVSKLTAEQRQHFHPFLSGFNPNDKNSAMHIQRMLDLYPGLWQGIGEVFTRHDDLTALTSGDTPRANNEAMTRIYHLAAENDLPVLLHSNITSKREKNALYLPEIEEPLRNHPHTRFIWAHAGTSMEIHRHQTRLDFLLPTLTRMLETYPNLYIDLSWSVLTPYLLDEAGKPREAWLKLVERFPERFMLGSDVVGRFDNVGKELRSFDPFLDALPEEVAKNVARDNFLAVLCGSKACPR from the coding sequence ATGACCCGTCTGATCTTCGCCTGGCTGCTGGCCGTTTCGAGCAGTGGCGTCATGGCCCGCGAATATGCCTACAGCGATGCACACCTGCATTACGTCGATTTCTTTCAGGAAACCGCCGGCATGCCCGAGTTACTGAAGGCGATGGCCGACAATCGCATCGAGCATGTGATGATTTCAGGCATACCGGTGGCCAAGAAATGGCATGAGGATGAGCCCAAGCGCCCGCGTTACTACGCCGGTGACGATGCGGACGCCTATTGGTACAGCGCCACCGATGTAATTGTCGCGGCGGCGGTGAGCAAGTTGACCGCTGAACAACGCCAGCACTTTCATCCTTTTTTGTCCGGTTTCAACCCCAACGACAAAAACTCCGCCATGCACATCCAGCGCATGCTCGATCTGTATCCGGGTTTGTGGCAAGGCATTGGTGAGGTGTTCACCCGCCATGACGACCTGACGGCACTGACGTCGGGGGACACCCCGCGGGCCAACAACGAGGCCATGACGCGGATCTATCACCTGGCGGCGGAGAACGATCTGCCGGTGCTGCTGCACTCCAACATCACCTCCAAGCGTGAGAAAAACGCGCTGTATTTGCCGGAAATTGAAGAGCCGTTGCGCAACCATCCCCACACGCGGTTCATTTGGGCCCATGCCGGCACCAGCATGGAGATCCATCGTCACCAGACGCGGCTGGATTTTCTGTTGCCGACACTGACCCGGATGCTGGAGACCTATCCGAACCTGTACATCGACCTGTCCTGGAGCGTGCTCACGCCTTACCTGCTGGACGAGGCGGGCAAACCCCGCGAGGCGTGGCTCAAGCTGGTGGAGCGCTTCCCGGAGCGTTTTATGTTGGGGTCGGATGTAGTGGGGCGTTTCGACAATGTCGGTAAGGAATTACGCAGCTTCGATCCGTTCCTGGATGCGTTGCCGGAAGAGGTGGCGAAGAACGTAGCTCGGGATAATTTCCTGGCGGTGTTGTGTGGGAGCAAGGCTTGCCCGCGATGA
- a CDS encoding DUF3859 domain-containing protein yields the protein MHLTRSSALVALLSVCGLAQAEVRVEGPVEYGIFEGPQAELQSGERVLRRSNEQIRQTESVPAKLGTKFGLRYRLADKVADDQPLTLLYFTPGIRTPDGVRHDKFEVTQKLVPGAPQDVMAYEFTESHEVVPGEWRFMVFQGDRLLAQQRFVVR from the coding sequence ATGCACCTCACCCGTTCAAGCGCACTGGTCGCGCTGTTGTCGGTCTGCGGCCTGGCCCAGGCGGAAGTCCGTGTCGAAGGCCCGGTGGAGTACGGTATCTTCGAAGGGCCCCAAGCCGAACTGCAATCAGGGGAGCGGGTTCTGCGCCGCAGCAACGAGCAGATCCGGCAGACTGAAAGTGTACCGGCCAAGCTGGGCACCAAGTTCGGTCTGCGCTACCGCTTGGCGGACAAGGTGGCTGACGACCAGCCATTGACCTTGTTGTATTTCACCCCAGGCATTCGCACCCCCGATGGCGTGCGCCACGATAAATTCGAAGTCACCCAGAAACTGGTGCCCGGTGCACCGCAGGATGTGATGGCCTACGAGTTCACCGAAAGCCACGAAGTGGTGCCGGGGGAGTGGCGGTTCATGGTGTTCCAGGGCGATCGATTGCTGGCGCAGCAACGGTTTGTCGTGCGCTGA
- the fabB gene encoding beta-ketoacyl-ACP synthase I has product MRRVVITGLGIVSCLGNDKETVSANLRASRPGIRFNPEYAEMGLRSQVSGSIDLPLEELIDRKIYRFVGHAAAYAYLAMKDAIADSGLTEEQVSNPRTGLIAGSGGASTLNQMEALDILREKGVKRVGPYRVTRTMSSTVSACLATPFKIKGLNYSIASACATSAHCIGNAMEQIQMGKQDVVFAGGGEEEHWSQSFLFDAMGALSSKRNDTPEKASRAYDADRDGFVIAGGGGMVVVEELEHALARGAKIYAEIVGYGATSDGYDMVAPSGEGAIRCMQMAMSTVDTPIDYLNTHGTSTPVGDVAEMKGVREVFGANAPAISSTKSLSGHSLGAAGVHEAIYCMLMMEGNFIAGSANIDELDPEVADLPILTKTREDAKIDTVMSNSFGFGGTNATLVLKRWQGK; this is encoded by the coding sequence ATGCGCCGCGTCGTTATCACTGGTCTGGGCATCGTTTCGTGCCTGGGCAATGACAAAGAGACCGTCTCCGCTAACCTGCGTGCAAGTCGCCCTGGCATCCGGTTCAATCCGGAATATGCCGAAATGGGTCTGCGTAGCCAGGTTTCCGGCTCCATTGACCTTCCCCTCGAAGAGCTGATCGATCGCAAGATCTACCGTTTCGTCGGCCATGCGGCGGCTTACGCCTACCTGGCCATGAAGGACGCCATCGCTGACTCCGGCCTGACCGAAGAGCAGGTGTCCAACCCGCGCACCGGCCTGATCGCCGGTTCCGGTGGTGCCTCGACCTTGAACCAGATGGAAGCGCTGGACATCCTGCGCGAAAAAGGCGTCAAGCGCGTCGGCCCGTACCGCGTCACTCGGACCATGAGCAGCACCGTTTCCGCCTGCCTGGCCACGCCGTTCAAGATCAAGGGCCTGAACTACTCCATCGCCTCTGCCTGCGCCACCAGTGCGCACTGCATCGGCAACGCCATGGAGCAAATCCAGATGGGCAAGCAGGACGTCGTGTTCGCCGGCGGTGGTGAAGAAGAACACTGGAGCCAGTCGTTCCTGTTCGACGCCATGGGCGCCCTGTCCAGCAAGCGCAACGACACCCCGGAAAAAGCTTCCCGCGCCTACGATGCCGACCGTGACGGCTTCGTCATCGCTGGCGGCGGCGGCATGGTGGTGGTCGAGGAGCTGGAACACGCTCTGGCCCGTGGCGCGAAAATCTACGCGGAAATCGTCGGCTACGGCGCCACTTCCGATGGCTATGACATGGTCGCCCCAAGCGGCGAAGGCGCCATCCGCTGCATGCAGATGGCCATGTCCACCGTCGACACGCCCATCGACTACCTGAACACCCACGGCACTTCGACCCCGGTCGGTGACGTTGCGGAAATGAAAGGCGTGCGCGAAGTGTTCGGTGCCAACGCCCCGGCCATCAGCTCCACCAAGAGCCTGTCGGGTCACTCCCTGGGCGCCGCGGGCGTTCACGAAGCGATCTACTGCATGTTGATGATGGAAGGCAACTTCATCGCCGGCTCGGCCAACATCGACGAACTGGACCCGGAAGTGGCCGACCTGCCGATCCTGACCAAGACTCGCGAAGACGCCAAGATCGACACCGTGATGAGCAACAGCTTCGGCTTCGGCGGCACCAACGCCACCCTGGTATTGAAGCGCTGGCAGGGCAAGTAA
- the fabA gene encoding 3-hydroxyacyl-[acyl-carrier-protein] dehydratase FabA — MTKQNAFTREDLLRCSRGELFGPGNAQLPAPNMLMVDRITHISEEGGKYGKGELVAELDITPDLWFFACHFEGDPVMPGCLGLDAMWQLVGFFLGWQGLPGRGRALGSGEVKFFGQVLPSAKKITYNIHIKRVLKGKLNMAIADGSVAVDGREIYTAEGLRVGVFTSTDNF; from the coding sequence ATGACCAAACAAAACGCCTTTACTCGGGAAGACCTGCTGCGCTGCAGTCGCGGTGAGCTGTTCGGCCCAGGTAACGCGCAACTGCCCGCCCCGAACATGCTGATGGTGGATCGCATCACCCATATCAGCGAAGAGGGTGGCAAGTACGGCAAAGGTGAATTGGTCGCCGAGCTGGACATCACTCCTGACCTGTGGTTTTTCGCCTGCCACTTCGAAGGTGATCCGGTGATGCCGGGCTGCCTGGGCCTGGATGCCATGTGGCAATTGGTCGGTTTCTTCCTCGGTTGGCAAGGCCTGCCGGGCCGCGGTCGCGCCCTGGGTTCGGGCGAAGTGAAGTTCTTCGGTCAGGTTCTGCCGAGCGCGAAGAAGATTACCTATAACATTCATATCAAACGCGTCCTCAAGGGCAAGCTGAACATGGCCATTGCCGATGGTTCAGTGGCTGTGGATGGTCGCGAGATCTACACCGCCGAAGGCCTTCGGGTCGGCGTTTTCACCTCCACTGACAACTTCTAA